From Caretta caretta isolate rCarCar2 chromosome 9, rCarCar1.hap1, whole genome shotgun sequence, one genomic window encodes:
- the LOC125642704 gene encoding uncharacterized protein LOC125642704 produces the protein MGWQGSWGLVLLLGFLLHSGWILQANTAAAGITGTDPEAPAPSPTDPATPAPSETPALPATMAAASATGAATVSSQHGPSTAAEATSPAAEASPAARAALTPSETTLAGSTATDERLTAAPLSSVTAEIPSAAAETRVHFTLPPAGTPAGAATTPAAETTTMVTLAMGNTTGPRTDPTPGAMTSTAYPFSTAAASRSTAAGTNTTAQDTPPRVLTTPVVESTPNATPALPTTSSAAEMARANAAISQPGGTAKTATLTTATEAVPTPDDMTPMATLTSAGETSPADPTTTTHRETTAGGETLTTASVVAMPDTTTTQGAIPTATETSPSLRVSTRAAEITAPTSVTASTTETASSVGSSTETTPAANSPTGVSRTATSESTAPGPHTAAAERGTPTGTVKETLTTDRTANAATAGSSTARREVPRTVRATAVPAGSTTVKFPATASPTAAAPSSKVPPGTTPATQNFSAAPTTESAARPNSTALPWVPGVMTEEQKTALPTCHPPAANATGAHIFLSVGLTTHLNLREPQVRRLVLSKLEQELKMKFTCTEFNVLWKGVREK, from the exons ATGGGCTGGCAAGGTTCATGGGGGCTGGTTTTGCTCTTGGGCTTTCTGCTGCACTCTGGGTGGATCCTGCAAGCGAACACTGCTG CGGCGGGGATCACAGGAACAGACCCAGAAGCTCCAGCACCCTCCCCAACAGACCCTGCTACCCCAGCGCCAAGTGAGACCCCAGCTCTACCGGCCACCATGGCAGCAGCTTCGGCCACTGGAGCAGCGACTGTCTCTAGCCAGCATGGTCCAAGCACAGCCGCCGAAGCCACCAGCCCTGCAGCAGAGGCCAGCCCAGCAGCCCGGGCTGCCCTCACACCATCTGAAACCACCTTAGCGGGCAGCACGGCGACAGACGAGAGACTCACGGCAGCCCCACTCAGTTCTGTGACAGCTGAAATCCCCAGTGCAGCCGCAGAGACACGTGTCCATTTTACCCTCCCACCGGCTGGAACCCCTGCTGGTGCGGCCACCACCCCAGCCGCAGAAACCACCACAATGGTCACCCTCGCGATGGGGAACACAACCGGACCAAGAACGGATCCCACTCCCGGAGCAATGACAAGCACAGCCTATCCCTTCTCTACAGCAGCTGCATCTAGGTCTACGGCAGCAGGGACAAACACAACCGCACAGGATACCCCCCCACGGGTGCTAACTACACCGGTAGTGGAATCCACACCAAATGCAACCCCAGCTTTACCGACCACCAGCTCGGCAGCAGAGATGGCCAGAGCCAATGCTGCCATCAGCCAGCCCGGTGGAACCGCAAAGACAGCGACCCTGACCACAGCAACCGAGGCTGTCCCCACGCCAGATGACATGACACCCATGGCAACTCTGACCAGCGCAGGAGAAACCTCCCCAGCAGATCCGACAACCACCACACACCGTGAGACAACTGCAGGAGGAGAGACACTCACAACAGCCTCTGTGGTCGCCATGCCAGACACAACCACAACTCAAGGGGCTATCCCCACAGCGACAGAAACCAGCCCTTCACTGAGGGTGAGTACCAGGGCTGCTGAGATCACCGCACCAACGTCTGTCACCGCGTCCACGACGGAAACAGCATCAAGCGTGGGCTCCAGCACAGAAACCACTCCGGCGGCCAACAGCCCCACTGGCGTGTCGCGTACTGCAACGAGCGAGAGCACAGCCCCAGGTCCTCACACCGCGGCAGCAGAAAGGGGAACTCCAACAGGCACCGTGAAAGAGACACTCACCACCGACAGAACAGCCAATGCCGCAACGGCCGGCAGCTCCACGGCAAGAAGAGAGGTTCCCCGAACAGTCCGTGCTACCGCCGTCCCAGCTGGAAGCACGACGGTTAAATTCCCAGCTACAGCTAGCCCCACTGCGGCCGCACCGAGCAGCAAGGTGCCCCCGGGTACCACTCCCGCCACTCAGAACTTCAGTGCAGCTCCAA CCACGGAATCCGCCGCTAGGCCTAACTCCACGGCCCTGCCCTGGGTCCCAGGTGTCATGACGGAAGAGCAGAAAACAGCGCTGCCCACCTGCCACCCTCCAGCTGCCAACGCAA CTGGTGCTCACATCTTCCTATCGGTGGGACTCACCACTCACCTGAACCTCAGGGAGCCCCAGGTTAGGCGTCTGGTTTTGTCCAAG CTTGAGCAAGAGCTAAAAATGAAGTTCACATGCACCGAGTTCAATGTCCTCTGGAAAGGAGTCCGAGAAAAGTGA